Sequence from the Alosa sapidissima isolate fAloSap1 chromosome 21, fAloSap1.pri, whole genome shotgun sequence genome:
TGTTTGGGAGTTGTCCAAATTGGTTGTCCAAAATTGGTTGTTTGTCACATGATTTAAGGCTTGGACGTTAAATGTGTAGATATGTGTTCCTTGTACAGCGTTTACTTAGCCAACAGTATGTTATGTTAGTTTTgtttgtgaacttattgcattGTATGAGACATTCGGTCCCGCAGGGAATCGAGAGAATGTTTTGCATTGACATGCACCACTGCCACTGTGGTCACTGCACCTTCTCATTATGTGCCCTTTTAATCTACCATGATGAGATGAAAGGCTTTACTGTTTAGTCTAGTCCTAACTGTCTCtccatgtagcctagcctagctaaTCTACCTCTCACCATTTCTATCAATCTTACTGTTTAGTCCCACTATTTCAGCCCTGTCTAGTTCCTGGTGCACAGGCACATAGCCTATTCTATCAGGACAATATTTATTTCCACTATCTCTGGCTGGTACctcccctccctgtctctctattTTGTCTGTTCTGTTTTATCTCTTGCTTTGTCTGGTCTGTCTTTTGTCTCACTCAAGGTCCTCAAGTTATTCCCTCTGTTAGAAACTTCACTTTGGCCCACATTTCTCTGTGGTTTGAGCTCTCATTGATCTACAGGGCTGTATGATGGTAGAAGTTTTTTTGTTCTTGGTACTGTTGTTTGTGATTGGCTAGTCTGACATCTCTTTCTTtgtcccctctctttctcccgctcTCATGCAGTTTGTTCCTCCCTGCACTCCCTGATGTGGTGTCACTGGGCCATGTTGCGCAAGCGAGGATCGCTCATCCTGTGTGGAGCTTTCCTATTCGTCGCCTGGAATGCgttgctcctcctcttcctgtggGGTCGTCCACCCATTGGTCGACTGGGTGAGGGAGGCGGTGCCGAACCAGGGGGCAGGGAGGAGTGGGGCATGGGAAAAGGCAAAGCGGGTGGGTCCAACCTGGCCGGAGAGGTGATCCGACTGGCCGAGGAGGTGGAGTCCGAGTTGGAGACCCAGAAGAAGCTCCTGAAGCAGATCCAGAGTCACCGATCGCTATGGGAACAGcagaaggagaagaaagggCCTGAGCAGCTCAAGCAGGACGAGAACCAGAGAGCACAGCCTCCCCAGGTGCCCCAGAAACCCAACAGCGCGGAGCACCAGAACCCCCAACCACACAAGCCAAATCAGCAAGTCACCAGCCCACAGCCCAAACAGAAACCCAACGCAGAGGAAGAGAACAACGAACTTCCCGCGGAGAACAAAGGGGGCCCCAGCGAGTCCAACCCCCAGCCGGTTATCCCCATCCTTGTCATCGCCTGTGACCGGGTGACCGTCAGGAGGAGTCTGGACAAGCTCATCCAGTACCGCCCCTCCCCCGCGCTCTACCCAATCATAGTCAGTCAGGACTGTGGTCACGCAGAAACGGCTCGTGTCATTGGCTCCTATGGTAGTCAGGTGATGCACATCAGTCAGCCCGACCTCTCGGACATTCCAGTGCGGCCGGAACACAGGAAGTTCCAGGGCTACTACAAGATTGCCCGCCATTACCACTGGGCCCTGAACCAGGTCTTCAGCAGGCTGGGCCATTCCACCGTGGTCATTGTGGAGGATGATTTGGAGGTGAGATCATTTATCGattgtattttaatagtcagtcaACTTTCTGAAGGTCACACACATTAAATGGCCATTAAAGAACAGAGGTAAATTATGCTGCCGGCAACCTCATGTATGTGGAACGAGTGCTA
This genomic interval carries:
- the mgat1b gene encoding alpha-1,3-mannosyl-glycoprotein 2-beta-N-acetylglucosaminyltransferase b isoform X2, whose product is MKRVCSSLHSLMWCHWAMLRKRGSLILCGAFLFVAWNALLLLFLWGRPPIGRLGEGGGAEPGGREEWGMGKGKAGGSNLAGEVIRLAEEVESELETQKKLLKQIQSHRSLWEQQKEKKGPEQLKQDENQRAQPPQVPQKPNSAEHQNPQPHKPNQQVTSPQPKQKPNAEEENNELPAENKGGPSESNPQPVIPILVIACDRVTVRRSLDKLIQYRPSPALYPIIVSQDCGHAETARVIGSYGSQVMHISQPDLSDIPVRPEHRKFQGYYKIARHYHWALNQVFSRLGHSTVVIVEDDLEVAPDFFEYFRALHPVLRSDPTLWCISAWNDNGRDGSVDPGRADLLYRTDFFPGLGWMLLKEMWDELEPKWPKAFWDDWMRQPEQRRDRSCVRPEISRTITFGRKGVSLGQFFDQYLRYIKLNTEFVPFTKRDLSYLVRERYNENFIKEVYGAPQVKLEEVHGGSLKGAGPFRVQYSSRDSFKVLARSLGVMDDLKSGVPRAGYRGVVSFMSRGRRIYLAPPEGWTHYDTSWS
- the mgat1b gene encoding alpha-1,3-mannosyl-glycoprotein 2-beta-N-acetylglucosaminyltransferase b isoform X1 — protein: MKEQALSSSVCSSLHSLMWCHWAMLRKRGSLILCGAFLFVAWNALLLLFLWGRPPIGRLGEGGGAEPGGREEWGMGKGKAGGSNLAGEVIRLAEEVESELETQKKLLKQIQSHRSLWEQQKEKKGPEQLKQDENQRAQPPQVPQKPNSAEHQNPQPHKPNQQVTSPQPKQKPNAEEENNELPAENKGGPSESNPQPVIPILVIACDRVTVRRSLDKLIQYRPSPALYPIIVSQDCGHAETARVIGSYGSQVMHISQPDLSDIPVRPEHRKFQGYYKIARHYHWALNQVFSRLGHSTVVIVEDDLEVAPDFFEYFRALHPVLRSDPTLWCISAWNDNGRDGSVDPGRADLLYRTDFFPGLGWMLLKEMWDELEPKWPKAFWDDWMRQPEQRRDRSCVRPEISRTITFGRKGVSLGQFFDQYLRYIKLNTEFVPFTKRDLSYLVRERYNENFIKEVYGAPQVKLEEVHGGSLKGAGPFRVQYSSRDSFKVLARSLGVMDDLKSGVPRAGYRGVVSFMSRGRRIYLAPPEGWTHYDTSWS
- the mgat1b gene encoding alpha-1,3-mannosyl-glycoprotein 2-beta-N-acetylglucosaminyltransferase b isoform X3, which gives rise to MWCHWAMLRKRGSLILCGAFLFVAWNALLLLFLWGRPPIGRLGEGGGAEPGGREEWGMGKGKAGGSNLAGEVIRLAEEVESELETQKKLLKQIQSHRSLWEQQKEKKGPEQLKQDENQRAQPPQVPQKPNSAEHQNPQPHKPNQQVTSPQPKQKPNAEEENNELPAENKGGPSESNPQPVIPILVIACDRVTVRRSLDKLIQYRPSPALYPIIVSQDCGHAETARVIGSYGSQVMHISQPDLSDIPVRPEHRKFQGYYKIARHYHWALNQVFSRLGHSTVVIVEDDLEVAPDFFEYFRALHPVLRSDPTLWCISAWNDNGRDGSVDPGRADLLYRTDFFPGLGWMLLKEMWDELEPKWPKAFWDDWMRQPEQRRDRSCVRPEISRTITFGRKGVSLGQFFDQYLRYIKLNTEFVPFTKRDLSYLVRERYNENFIKEVYGAPQVKLEEVHGGSLKGAGPFRVQYSSRDSFKVLARSLGVMDDLKSGVPRAGYRGVVSFMSRGRRIYLAPPEGWTHYDTSWS